A single genomic interval of Nocardioides nitrophenolicus harbors:
- a CDS encoding ABC transporter substrate-binding protein, whose translation MPTTDDGAAATAHEIVLTPAGELSTLRGVGAEAAERLEGLLGIARRAGRLAGHHELSFYWRDDDNRVLFATVRSPGHESRTSLSWLDDAVVPHQITQRELDVLTLLVGGLSNAQIAARLWTSVRTISTHVERVLAKLEVSSRAGAAAVAVEESLLVLPVPGGPEGFERLLIGKLSSPEEEVPPTPRGLRPPPPPRSGRRSVRRPILLGSAFPTTGAIAEDGQEMVRASQLAIDEINAHGGISGRPVKLVNVDLDIKSSDSVSRAFDELAGLDVDAMVSGYLDDQLVAHEIAAEHQAPYLHAATLDSMVRMVEDNPGRYGNVFQICPSDTNYGPGFVNAMTFLRDSGQLSPHSRSLAVVRGRWKLGDLGLEVAIARAERDGWQIDYLADDVVGDEAWREHGRLVARRAPAAVLIGTYFEDEAAQFVRAFQADPAPTVLYALYAPSIPRFRMDLGPAAEGLLWATTTGTYSDEVARRFTRRYRDAWAVSPGRSHAGIAYDRVRILASAWSRADSPRDFASVIESLRQGVHRGVNGAYSFANAGQSALAYPLATPDPSIGMAHLVFQIQDNRQRIVHPAPYTEALFRRPAWWPA comes from the coding sequence GGATCGCGCGCCGGGCCGGGCGGCTGGCGGGGCACCACGAGCTCTCCTTCTACTGGCGCGACGACGACAACCGGGTGCTGTTCGCGACGGTGCGCTCGCCCGGCCACGAGTCGCGGACCTCGCTGTCCTGGCTCGACGACGCCGTCGTACCCCACCAGATCACCCAGCGCGAGCTCGACGTGCTCACCCTCCTGGTCGGCGGGCTCAGCAACGCCCAGATCGCGGCGCGACTGTGGACCAGCGTGCGCACCATCTCCACCCACGTCGAGCGGGTGCTCGCCAAGCTCGAGGTCTCCTCCCGGGCCGGCGCCGCCGCGGTCGCGGTCGAGGAGAGCCTGCTGGTGCTGCCCGTGCCCGGCGGGCCCGAGGGCTTCGAGCGGCTGCTCATCGGCAAGCTGAGCAGTCCCGAGGAGGAAGTGCCGCCGACGCCGCGCGGACTCCGGCCGCCGCCCCCGCCGCGCAGCGGGAGGCGGTCGGTACGCCGGCCGATCCTGCTCGGCAGCGCCTTCCCGACCACCGGGGCGATCGCCGAGGACGGCCAGGAGATGGTCCGCGCCAGCCAGCTCGCCATCGACGAGATCAACGCCCACGGAGGGATCAGCGGCCGCCCGGTCAAGCTGGTCAACGTCGACCTCGACATCAAGAGCTCGGACTCGGTGAGCCGGGCCTTCGACGAGCTCGCGGGCCTCGACGTCGACGCCATGGTGTCGGGCTATCTCGACGACCAGTTGGTGGCCCACGAGATCGCGGCCGAGCACCAGGCGCCGTACCTGCACGCCGCGACCCTCGACTCGATGGTGCGGATGGTCGAGGACAACCCGGGCCGCTACGGCAACGTCTTCCAGATCTGTCCGAGCGACACCAACTACGGGCCCGGCTTCGTCAACGCGATGACCTTCCTGCGCGACTCCGGCCAGCTCTCGCCCCACTCGCGCTCGCTGGCCGTCGTCCGCGGCCGGTGGAAGCTCGGCGACCTCGGGCTCGAGGTCGCCATCGCCCGGGCCGAGCGCGACGGCTGGCAGATCGACTACCTCGCCGACGACGTCGTCGGCGACGAGGCCTGGCGCGAGCACGGCCGGCTGGTGGCGCGGCGCGCGCCGGCGGCGGTGCTGATCGGGACCTACTTCGAGGACGAGGCGGCGCAGTTCGTGCGCGCCTTCCAGGCCGACCCGGCGCCGACGGTGCTCTACGCGCTGTACGCGCCGTCGATCCCGCGCTTCCGGATGGACCTCGGCCCGGCCGCCGAGGGACTGCTCTGGGCGACCACGACCGGCACCTACTCCGACGAGGTGGCCCGGCGGTTCACCCGGCGCTATCGCGACGCCTGGGCGGTCAGCCCCGGCCGCTCGCACGCCGGCATCGCCTACGACCGCGTGCGGATCCTCGCCTCGGCCTGGTCCCGCGCCGACTCCCCGCGCGACTTCGCCTCGGTGATCGAGTCGCTGCGCCAGGGCGTGCACCGCGGCGTCAACGGCGCCTACAGCTTCGCCAACGCCGGTCAGTCGGCGCTGGCCTACCCGCTCGCCACGCCCGACCCCTCGATCGGCATGGCACACCTGGTCTTCCAGATCCAGGACAACCGGCAGCGGATCGTGCACCCGGCGCCGTACACCGAGGCGCTGTTCCGGCGTCCCGCGTGGTGGCCCGCCTGA